A section of the Chryseobacterium ginsenosidimutans genome encodes:
- the kdpB gene encoding potassium-transporting ATPase subunit KdpB has product MKNQSQTLFQKDLVNEAIKQSFVKLNPKIMFKNPVMFLVEIGTVVMFIVSVFSLAGDKSQGSFTYNFLVFIILFFTVLFANFAEAIAEARGKAQADTLRKTREETPAKLIINNKPGFQVETSLKMSAEMKLGDIFLCETGDQIPMDGEIIEGLATIDESAITGESAPVIRESGGDKSSVTGGTKVLSDRIKVKVTTKPGESFLDKMIALVEGASRQKTPNEIALTILLAGFTLTFIIVTVTLKPFADYSQTPITIAAFISLFVCLIPTTIGGLLSAIGIAGMDRALRANVITKSGKAVETAGDIDVLLLDKTGTITIGNRKATNFYPSNNIQLDEFIKASALSSVADETPEGKSIIELSQLNSEDLLVPNPVYIDFTAETRTSGIDFENTRIRKGAYDTIKKLTEKAGNTFPQETQEATTKISQNGGTPLVVSVNEQVWGVIELQDIIKTGIQERFQRLRKMGVKTVMVTGDNPLTAKFIAEKAGVDDFIAEAKPEDKMNYIKKEQQEGKLVAMMGDGTNDAPALAQADVGVAMNSGTQAAKEAGNMVDLDNDPTKLIEIVEIGKQLLMTRGTLTTFSIANDVAKYFAIIPALFITFIPALQKLNIMNLHSPESAILSAIIFNAIIIPFLIPLALKGVAYKPIGASALLRRNLLIYGLGGLIAPFIGIKIIDLFISLFF; this is encoded by the coding sequence ATGAAAAATCAATCACAGACATTGTTTCAAAAAGATTTGGTGAACGAAGCCATTAAACAGTCTTTCGTTAAGCTGAATCCGAAAATCATGTTTAAAAATCCTGTCATGTTCTTGGTGGAAATCGGGACAGTGGTCATGTTTATCGTAAGTGTATTCAGCTTGGCGGGAGACAAATCGCAGGGAAGTTTTACCTATAATTTTTTAGTATTTATCATCTTATTTTTTACGGTTTTATTTGCCAACTTTGCCGAAGCCATCGCCGAAGCAAGAGGAAAAGCACAAGCAGATACGTTAAGAAAAACACGTGAAGAAACTCCGGCAAAATTAATTATCAACAACAAACCCGGATTTCAGGTAGAAACGTCATTAAAAATGTCTGCCGAAATGAAATTGGGTGATATTTTCCTTTGTGAGACAGGCGATCAAATCCCGATGGATGGTGAAATTATCGAAGGGTTGGCAACAATCGATGAATCTGCAATCACAGGAGAAAGCGCACCCGTAATCAGAGAATCCGGCGGAGATAAAAGCTCTGTGACAGGCGGTACAAAAGTACTCTCCGACAGAATAAAAGTAAAAGTGACCACAAAACCTGGAGAATCTTTCCTTGATAAGATGATCGCCCTTGTAGAAGGCGCTTCCAGACAAAAAACCCCGAACGAAATCGCTTTAACCATATTATTAGCAGGATTTACTCTGACTTTTATTATCGTCACTGTTACGTTAAAGCCATTTGCAGACTATTCGCAGACGCCGATTACTATTGCAGCATTTATATCACTTTTCGTTTGTCTGATACCCACAACAATCGGCGGTCTACTGTCTGCAATCGGAATTGCGGGAATGGACAGAGCATTGAGAGCGAATGTCATTACAAAAAGCGGTAAAGCCGTTGAAACTGCAGGAGATATTGATGTTTTACTGCTTGATAAAACAGGAACAATCACCATCGGGAATCGTAAAGCTACAAATTTTTATCCCTCAAACAACATTCAGCTTGATGAATTTATAAAAGCTTCGGCATTGAGTTCTGTCGCTGATGAAACTCCGGAAGGAAAATCCATTATAGAATTAAGCCAGTTAAATTCAGAAGATTTATTAGTTCCAAATCCTGTTTATATTGATTTTACAGCTGAAACAAGAACTTCAGGAATTGATTTTGAAAACACAAGAATTAGAAAAGGTGCATATGATACGATTAAAAAACTAACGGAAAAAGCAGGAAATACTTTCCCACAGGAAACTCAGGAAGCAACCACAAAAATTTCCCAAAACGGCGGAACTCCTTTGGTCGTGTCTGTGAATGAACAAGTTTGGGGCGTTATTGAACTGCAGGATATTATTAAAACAGGAATTCAGGAACGTTTTCAGCGATTGAGAAAAATGGGTGTAAAGACCGTGATGGTAACTGGCGACAATCCTTTAACAGCAAAATTTATCGCAGAAAAAGCCGGTGTAGATGATTTTATTGCTGAAGCCAAGCCTGAAGATAAAATGAACTACATCAAAAAAGAGCAACAGGAAGGAAAACTGGTGGCGATGATGGGCGACGGAACGAATGACGCTCCTGCCCTTGCCCAAGCCGATGTCGGCGTTGCGATGAACAGCGGAACTCAGGCTGCCAAAGAAGCCGGAAATATGGTTGATCTGGATAATGATCCAACAAAACTGATTGAGATCGTAGAAATCGGAAAACAGTTATTAATGACTCGCGGAACGTTGACAACTTTCAGTATTGCAAATGACGTTGCTAAATATTTTGCTATTATTCCGGCGTTGTTTATCACTTTTATTCCGGCGCTTCAAAAGTTGAATATCATGAATCTTCACAGTCCGGAATCAGCGATTTTATCGGCCATTATTTTCAACGCAATCATTATTCCTTTTCTGATTCCGTTGGCGTTGAAAGGAGTTGCTTACAAACCGATCGGGGCAAGTGCCCTGTTGAGAAGAAACCTTCTGATTTATGGTTTAGGCGGACTTATCGCGCCATTTATCGGCATCAAAATTATCGATTTATTTATCAGTTTATTCTTTTAA
- the kdpA gene encoding potassium-transporting ATPase subunit KdpA, which produces MNTEILGIIAMFAITLVIGIFLGKYIADVYGYKKTFLDKIFQPIENLIYKISGINPNKQMTWKQNMFAMLTINLVWFIIGFFILSNQSWLPLNPDGNQNMSPDLAFNTAISFLVNCNLQHYSGETGVSYLSQLFLMFLQFVTAATGMASMAVLFKAFKDKTTTQLGNFYDFFTKSIIRILIPISIVVAFILSANGTPMTFEGKDHITTLEGQKADVSRGPAAAFVAIKHLGTNGGGFFGANSAHPLENPNYLTNMTEMITQMIIPFALVFALGFYLKKRKLSWTIFIVMTIGFLALTVPTIINETHGNPLITQMGTDSHLGAMEGKEIRFGSAASAYWSIATTVISTGSVNAMHDSMMPLSGMNQMLAMMINCFYGGCGVGILNYFIFIILAVFMSGLMVGRTPEFMGKKIEAKEMKIAMIVALFHPFLILVGTALTAYFPEFGAKTLNNPGFHGFSEILYEFTSSSANNGSGFEGLGDNTPWWNISTGIILLFSRFIPIIGPIAIAGCLAEKKYIPESSGTLKTDTATFGFMTLAVILLIAALSFFPALTLGPIAEQIQYFSK; this is translated from the coding sequence ATGAATACAGAAATTTTAGGCATCATAGCGATGTTCGCCATCACATTAGTTATCGGTATTTTCTTAGGAAAGTATATTGCTGATGTTTATGGCTACAAAAAGACTTTTTTAGATAAAATTTTTCAGCCTATTGAAAATTTGATTTATAAAATTTCAGGCATCAATCCAAATAAACAAATGACTTGGAAACAGAACATGTTCGCCATGTTAACCATTAATCTGGTTTGGTTTATCATCGGATTTTTTATCTTATCAAATCAATCATGGCTTCCTTTAAATCCAGATGGAAATCAGAATATGTCGCCGGATCTTGCTTTTAATACGGCAATTTCTTTCTTGGTCAACTGTAATTTACAGCATTATTCGGGAGAAACCGGAGTCAGTTATTTAAGTCAGTTATTCTTAATGTTTCTGCAATTTGTAACAGCGGCAACCGGAATGGCTTCAATGGCGGTACTTTTCAAAGCATTTAAAGATAAAACAACTACGCAATTAGGTAATTTCTACGATTTTTTCACCAAATCAATCATTAGAATATTGATCCCGATCAGTATTGTGGTGGCTTTCATTCTTTCAGCCAACGGAACTCCGATGACGTTTGAAGGGAAAGACCATATTACAACATTAGAAGGTCAAAAAGCTGATGTTTCAAGAGGCCCAGCGGCAGCTTTTGTGGCGATCAAACATTTAGGAACAAACGGAGGTGGGTTTTTTGGAGCCAACTCGGCACATCCGCTTGAAAATCCTAATTATCTGACGAATATGACGGAAATGATTACACAGATGATTATTCCGTTTGCTTTGGTTTTTGCACTCGGATTTTATTTAAAGAAAAGAAAACTTTCCTGGACAATTTTTATAGTAATGACAATCGGTTTTCTGGCATTGACTGTTCCAACGATTATTAATGAAACACATGGAAATCCGTTGATTACGCAAATGGGTACCGACAGTCATCTCGGAGCCATGGAAGGCAAAGAAATCCGTTTCGGAAGTGCTGCATCAGCCTATTGGAGCATTGCTACAACCGTAATTTCTACGGGTTCTGTCAATGCGATGCATGACAGTATGATGCCGCTTTCCGGGATGAATCAAATGTTAGCAATGATGATCAACTGCTTCTACGGCGGTTGTGGAGTCGGGATTTTAAATTATTTTATCTTCATCATTCTTGCCGTATTCATGAGTGGTTTGATGGTAGGAAGGACGCCTGAATTCATGGGTAAAAAGATTGAAGCCAAAGAAATGAAAATTGCTATGATTGTGGCTTTATTTCATCCGTTTTTAATTCTTGTGGGAACAGCTTTAACAGCATATTTCCCGGAATTCGGGGCAAAAACATTGAATAATCCAGGTTTTCATGGGTTCAGTGAAATATTGTATGAATTCACTTCATCTTCCGCCAACAACGGTTCCGGATTTGAAGGCTTGGGCGATAATACGCCGTGGTGGAATATCTCAACAGGAATTATTCTTTTATTCTCAAGATTTATTCCGATTATCGGTCCGATTGCAATTGCTGGATGTCTAGCTGAGAAAAAATACATTCCCGAAAGTTCAGGAACCTTAAAAACGGATACGGCAACGTTTGGATTTATGACCTTGGCTGTCATTCTTTTAATTGCCGCCTTGTCCTTCTTCCCGGCGCTGACTTTGGGACCGATTGCAGAACAAATTCAATATTTTTCCAAATAA
- a CDS encoding sensor protein KdpD, whose product MSSSAKQFLELIQKSKKGKFKIYIGMSAGVGKTFRMLQEAHALLRNGIDVKIGYVETHGREETVALIEGIPEIRRRSSFYKGKNLEEMDLQTIINEHPEVVVVDELAHTNIEGSKNKKRWQDVLEILDNGINVISAMNIQHIESLNEEVKKITGIEVTERVPDKILALADEVVNIDLTADELLTRLKEGKIYKKEKIQTALNNFFQSVHILQLRELALKEVATHVERKVETEIKTENFKPIKFLACISSNEKIAKNIIRKTARLASYYNSAWTVLYIQKSSENPEKIALNKQRFLINNFNLAQELGAKVIRLKENSVHKGILEYVIENNITTVCIGKPHANLWQRLSGYSWIYTLMNRLNERQIDIIILS is encoded by the coding sequence ATGTCATCATCAGCAAAACAATTTTTAGAACTGATTCAAAAATCCAAAAAAGGAAAATTCAAGATCTATATTGGGATGAGCGCAGGTGTTGGAAAGACTTTCCGGATGCTTCAGGAAGCCCATGCTTTGTTGAGAAATGGTATCGATGTAAAAATAGGCTATGTAGAAACTCACGGAAGAGAAGAAACGGTAGCTTTGATAGAAGGAATCCCCGAAATCCGAAGGAGATCATCTTTTTATAAAGGTAAAAATCTGGAGGAGATGGATCTTCAAACGATTATTAATGAGCATCCCGAAGTTGTTGTCGTGGATGAATTGGCACATACAAATATCGAAGGCTCGAAAAATAAAAAAAGATGGCAGGATGTTCTGGAAATTCTCGACAACGGAATTAATGTCATCAGTGCGATGAATATTCAGCATATTGAAAGTTTAAATGAAGAAGTAAAAAAAATAACAGGAATTGAAGTTACAGAACGGGTTCCCGATAAAATCTTGGCTCTTGCGGATGAAGTAGTGAATATTGATCTGACCGCAGATGAACTTTTAACAAGGTTAAAAGAGGGAAAAATCTACAAAAAAGAAAAAATTCAAACAGCTTTAAATAACTTCTTTCAAAGCGTACATATCTTGCAACTCCGCGAATTAGCGCTAAAAGAAGTTGCCACCCACGTCGAAAGAAAAGTGGAAACGGAAATTAAAACAGAAAATTTTAAACCTATAAAATTCCTTGCCTGTATCAGCAGTAACGAAAAAATTGCAAAAAATATTATCAGGAAAACGGCTAGACTTGCAAGTTATTATAACAGCGCATGGACGGTTTTATATATTCAGAAATCATCAGAAAATCCTGAAAAAATTGCACTCAATAAACAGCGATTTCTGATTAATAATTTTAATTTAGCACAGGAATTGGGAGCCAAAGTGATTCGATTGAAGGAAAACAGCGTGCATAAAGGAATTTTGGAATATGTCATTGAAAACAATATTACAACCGTTTGTATCGGAAAACCCCATGCAAATCTCTGGCAAAGACTTTCCGGATACAGCTGGATCTATACTTTGATGAACCGCTTGAATGAAAGACAAATAGACATTATTATTTTATCTTAA
- a CDS encoding YdeI/OmpD-associated family protein, whose protein sequence is MAATFFQAQEEFREWLEKNHQKETELLVGFWKVGTKKPSISWSQSVDQALCFGWIDGVRKSIDEESYSIRFTPRKPTSIWSAINIKKVEELTKAGLMTSEGKKAFELRKEEKSAIYSHEKELATLDPEFEKQFKANKKAWEFFSNQAPSYKKVMLHWIMNAKQDKTRLSRLEKTIKESELGKRVL, encoded by the coding sequence ATGGCAGCAACGTTTTTTCAAGCACAGGAAGAGTTCCGCGAATGGCTGGAGAAAAACCATCAGAAAGAAACTGAGCTTTTAGTTGGTTTCTGGAAGGTCGGTACAAAAAAACCTTCGATCTCGTGGTCGCAGTCTGTAGATCAGGCGTTGTGTTTCGGCTGGATCGACGGAGTGAGGAAATCGATCGATGAAGAAAGCTACAGCATTCGTTTTACGCCAAGAAAACCAACAAGCATTTGGAGTGCGATCAACATTAAAAAAGTTGAGGAATTAACCAAAGCGGGATTGATGACTTCAGAAGGCAAAAAAGCTTTTGAATTAAGAAAGGAAGAAAAGTCAGCTATTTATTCCCACGAAAAAGAACTAGCAACACTTGATCCTGAATTTGAAAAGCAATTTAAAGCCAACAAGAAAGCATGGGAATTTTTCAGTAACCAGGCTCCATCTTATAAAAAAGTAATGCTACATTGGATTATGAATGCAAAACAGGATAAAACGAGATTGTCGAGATTGGAAAAGACAATTAAGGAAAGCGAATTGGGAAAAAGAGTTTTGTAA
- a CDS encoding FEKKY domain-containing protein, with amino-acid sequence MISRKLLISKKLLSINIVVLILIFGIYIYGFGLLNPSIKIDFWYYLQECQLHYLLVSLAFLALVSWMISTLKIKNLNPKNKFLLVYTILCSLLLCFFAYILINNYIVEKKAITKSENEYLKQAKEDIKNDNVTFRFSVGLEMPIYDQKTYIKIDNVRKNYGIKYQNPGCTVDEIDIEGQKKYTETIKPYLEKRNGKGWKNRMKNEIEKLEKVELHN; translated from the coding sequence ATGATTTCCAGAAAATTACTGATTTCGAAAAAATTATTATCTATCAATATTGTTGTTCTGATCTTGATTTTCGGAATTTACATTTATGGATTTGGGCTTCTAAACCCTTCCATAAAAATAGATTTCTGGTATTATCTTCAGGAATGTCAACTTCACTATCTTCTCGTTTCACTGGCATTTCTTGCTTTGGTTTCCTGGATGATAAGCACTTTGAAAATTAAAAATCTTAATCCTAAAAATAAGTTTTTACTGGTTTATACAATTCTGTGCAGTTTGTTGTTATGTTTTTTCGCTTACATTCTGATCAACAATTATATTGTAGAAAAAAAAGCAATTACTAAAAGTGAAAATGAATATCTTAAACAGGCAAAAGAAGATATTAAAAATGATAATGTAACTTTTAGATTTTCAGTAGGATTAGAAATGCCAATATATGATCAAAAAACTTATATAAAAATTGACAATGTCCGAAAAAATTACGGAATAAAATATCAAAATCCCGGTTGTACTGTTGATGAAATTGATATTGAAGGTCAAAAAAAATATACTGAAACCATAAAACCCTATCTTGAAAAAAGAAATGGCAAAGGTTGGAAAAACAGAATGAAGAATGAAATTGAGAAGCTGGAAAAAGTAGAGTTACACAACTGA
- the kdpC gene encoding K(+)-transporting ATPase subunit C translates to MKNHIVSAFRLTLIMLVIVGIYVTIVYAGSKVLPTQGNAEIINYKSQKFYANIGQDFTSPKYFHGRPSAVDYNAAGSAGSNKGPSNEEYLQTVQKRIDTLKMQNPEMEHIKVPVELVTASGSGLDPDISEEGALYQAKRISKVRNIPVEKLENLIKSHTEKSLFGPSKVNVLKLNIALNNLK, encoded by the coding sequence ATGAAAAATCATATTGTATCAGCATTCAGACTGACTCTCATCATGCTCGTTATCGTTGGAATTTATGTAACAATTGTTTACGCTGGGTCTAAAGTTCTTCCCACACAGGGAAATGCAGAAATCATCAATTATAAAAGTCAAAAATTTTACGCCAATATTGGTCAGGATTTTACATCTCCGAAATATTTCCACGGTCGCCCATCTGCCGTTGATTACAATGCTGCAGGAAGCGCGGGAAGTAATAAAGGTCCGAGCAATGAAGAATATTTGCAAACGGTGCAAAAAAGAATTGATACGTTGAAAATGCAAAATCCCGAAATGGAACATATAAAAGTTCCTGTAGAATTAGTAACCGCAAGCGGAAGCGGATTAGATCCTGATATTTCAGAGGAAGGTGCTTTATATCAAGCCAAAAGAATTTCAAAAGTGAGAAATATTCCTGTTGAAAAACTTGAAAATCTTATTAAAAGCCATACAGAGAAATCACTTTTCGGACCCTCTAAAGTCAATGTTCTGAAATTGAATATTGCTTTGAATAACTTAAAATAA
- a CDS encoding immunity 22 family protein, which produces MNTETLDFWVGNFQSEEDFYEFVEEDENFYLEEESDETYISKFAESQDTIWLDHDFVEYGFEDGNRTIYEKFAEYSFAEQWLPILVNRLNEIDLKFDINSIIFLNKQIPKPVSVENDLFSLVYIGGIEYSA; this is translated from the coding sequence ATGAATACAGAAACATTAGATTTTTGGGTAGGGAATTTTCAGAGCGAAGAAGATTTTTATGAATTCGTGGAAGAAGATGAAAATTTTTATCTGGAAGAAGAATCTGACGAAACCTATATCTCGAAATTTGCAGAATCTCAGGACACGATATGGCTCGATCATGATTTTGTAGAATACGGTTTTGAAGATGGTAATAGAACGATTTACGAAAAGTTTGCAGAATATTCTTTTGCCGAGCAATGGCTTCCGATTCTTGTGAACAGGCTTAATGAAATTGATTTAAAATTCGACATCAATTCTATCATTTTCTTAAACAAGCAAATTCCAAAACCTGTTTCTGTGGAAAATGATTTGTTTTCGTTGGTTTATATTGGCGGAATTGAATATAGCGCTTAA
- a CDS encoding outer membrane beta-barrel protein: MKSTTIQAIFLLGLFALNPMNAQEIQKDSLQAKDSLTTKTDSKIPFEGYDLTWINGQNRQTDFPLTLKDKDGETILTGVTYVDAYYNYDFRNPKDNTHTISSAIGRSNEFTINMASIGLETNYKNMIGRLWLQYGQMGSIVQDLDGTVNHGKNTSVNNLKNIREAAAGYHFDVMHGLNVEAGIFMSYIGLESYVLGENWNYQRSLVCDFTPFYFQGARIQAYPSKKYKVELWILNGWQSYNSWNKGLGLGVSNYYRPNENLQLVANFYLNGKDTRNNSEVRRFHHDHSIVARYFHNKESNGLSQAAFSINNHYGFQSGGGLKAKDNYMIGTSISNRLWFHHNKVALSLRADAVSNPGAYLAFSPSPVPNNDFNDAIAKGEKLKMFQGTATVDLMPNQFVTFRLEYGFRKSNIPYFAGPQGTTSPDGWIDTPIDSWRPDLRKSDSRITLAVMFRL; this comes from the coding sequence ATGAAATCAACAACTATTCAGGCTATTTTTTTATTGGGGCTTTTTGCTTTAAACCCTATGAACGCACAGGAAATTCAGAAAGATTCCTTGCAAGCCAAAGATTCTTTAACGACAAAAACTGATTCTAAAATTCCTTTTGAAGGCTACGATCTGACATGGATCAACGGGCAAAACCGTCAGACAGATTTTCCTTTAACCTTAAAAGATAAGGACGGAGAAACGATTTTAACGGGTGTAACCTATGTAGATGCCTATTACAACTACGATTTTCGTAATCCAAAAGATAATACGCACACGATTTCATCAGCAATCGGTCGTTCCAATGAATTTACGATCAATATGGCGAGTATAGGTTTAGAAACCAACTACAAAAATATGATCGGGCGTTTGTGGCTACAATACGGACAAATGGGTTCTATTGTTCAGGATTTGGACGGAACAGTGAATCATGGTAAAAATACCAGCGTTAATAATTTAAAAAACATCAGAGAAGCCGCGGCAGGTTATCATTTTGACGTAATGCACGGTTTGAATGTTGAAGCAGGGATTTTCATGAGTTATATCGGTTTGGAAAGCTATGTTTTAGGTGAAAACTGGAATTACCAGAGAAGTTTGGTATGTGATTTTACGCCTTTCTATTTTCAGGGAGCCAGAATTCAGGCGTATCCTTCAAAAAAATATAAAGTTGAACTTTGGATATTAAACGGTTGGCAGAGTTATAATTCTTGGAATAAAGGTCTTGGATTGGGAGTTTCCAACTATTATCGTCCGAATGAAAACCTTCAGTTGGTTGCCAATTTTTATTTAAACGGAAAAGATACGAGAAATAACTCTGAGGTTCGCCGTTTTCATCACGACCACAGCATTGTTGCAAGATATTTCCACAATAAAGAAAGCAATGGATTGTCACAGGCGGCGTTCAGCATCAACAATCATTATGGGTTTCAAAGCGGTGGCGGTTTGAAGGCAAAAGACAATTACATGATCGGAACTTCTATTTCCAACAGACTTTGGTTTCATCATAATAAAGTTGCGTTATCTTTAAGAGCCGATGCCGTTTCAAATCCGGGAGCTTATCTGGCGTTCTCCCCTTCTCCGGTTCCGAATAATGATTTTAATGATGCCATTGCAAAAGGAGAAAAACTGAAAATGTTTCAGGGGACTGCAACAGTGGATTTAATGCCGAATCAATTCGTAACTTTCAGATTAGAATACGGATTCAGAAAAAGTAATATCCCTTATTTCGCAGGACCTCAGGGAACAACCAGCCCCGACGGATGGATCGATACGCCGATTGATTCCTGGAGACCCGATTTGAGGAAATCTGACAGCAGAATAACTTTAGCTGTAATGTTCAGACTATAA
- a CDS encoding HAMP domain-containing sensor histidine kinase: MKIKTKLTLGVGLLFVLIVLLSVIGSVYINKLKSDTEKILTANYNSLEFSQNMLLALDKIKTDSAIAVKNFRKNNILQEKNLTEFGEKEATQNLNLHFESYLKQPNLEKEKLIREDLVKIMSINMKGIERKSDIAIITAENATFWIATLGTICFLIAVTLLFNLPQTIAEPINQLTFSIRQIANKNYNERVHFKGSEEFNDLANSFNIMAEKLQEYESSTLSTQLMDKKRIETLVNNMHDAVIGLDENNFIYMINDEALKITNLNKEEIIGKTVHEVAVNNDLIRELLKNIDNPTNEPLKIAADNKENYFDQEIVPINIVKTGEKEKKYIGKVILLRNITPFKELDFAKTNFIATISHELKTPISAIKMGVQLLGNQKFGTLNDQQQELLKSINEDGQRLLDITSELLNLSQVETGNIRLNIENCSPEKIVQTAIKNVEIIAEQKNISITTDFKISESDMIVADFDKTVWVMNNFLGNAIKHSFQDEKIQVVVEKSDHFIQFSVTDSGNGIDEKYHRHIFDRYFQVPGEHQNGTGLGLAISKNFIEKQHGEIGIKSSLNQGSTFYFLLPLG; this comes from the coding sequence ATGAAAATCAAAACAAAACTCACGTTAGGAGTAGGTCTTTTGTTCGTGCTGATCGTTTTACTTTCGGTAATTGGCTCTGTGTATATCAACAAATTAAAATCCGATACTGAGAAAATTCTTACTGCCAACTACAACAGTCTGGAATTCTCTCAAAATATGCTCCTGGCTTTAGATAAAATAAAAACCGACAGTGCCATTGCTGTTAAAAATTTCAGGAAAAATAATATTTTACAGGAAAAAAATTTAACTGAATTTGGTGAAAAAGAAGCCACTCAGAATCTTAATTTGCATTTCGAAAGCTATTTAAAACAACCCAATTTAGAAAAAGAAAAGCTGATTCGTGAAGATTTGGTTAAAATCATGTCGATAAACATGAAAGGAATCGAACGAAAAAGTGACATCGCCATCATCACCGCCGAAAATGCCACGTTTTGGATTGCAACTTTAGGTACGATCTGTTTTTTAATTGCTGTTACGTTGTTGTTCAATCTTCCTCAAACCATTGCAGAACCGATCAATCAGCTCACTTTCAGTATCCGGCAGATTGCGAATAAAAATTATAACGAAAGGGTTCATTTTAAAGGAAGTGAAGAGTTTAATGATCTTGCCAACTCCTTCAATATTATGGCTGAAAAACTTCAGGAATATGAGAGCAGTACGCTTTCAACGCAATTGATGGATAAAAAGCGGATCGAGACTTTGGTTAATAATATGCATGACGCCGTGATCGGTCTGGATGAAAATAATTTTATCTACATGATCAACGATGAAGCCTTAAAAATTACCAATCTCAATAAAGAAGAAATCATAGGAAAAACAGTACATGAAGTTGCTGTAAACAATGATCTGATAAGAGAATTACTAAAAAATATCGACAATCCTACCAACGAACCTTTAAAGATTGCAGCCGATAATAAAGAAAATTATTTTGATCAGGAAATTGTTCCCATAAATATTGTAAAAACAGGTGAAAAGGAAAAAAAATACATCGGAAAAGTAATTTTACTAAGAAATATTACACCTTTTAAAGAACTCGATTTTGCAAAAACAAATTTCATTGCAACTATTTCTCACGAACTGAAAACACCGATTTCAGCCATAAAAATGGGCGTTCAGTTGCTTGGAAACCAAAAATTCGGAACGTTGAATGACCAACAACAGGAATTATTAAAAAGCATTAATGAAGACGGCCAACGTCTGCTGGATATTACGAGCGAACTGCTCAACCTTTCTCAGGTTGAAACCGGAAATATCCGTTTAAATATAGAAAATTGCTCACCTGAAAAAATTGTACAAACGGCTATAAAAAATGTAGAAATTATTGCCGAACAAAAAAATATCAGCATAACGACGGATTTTAAAATATCTGAAAGTGATATGATTGTTGCAGACTTTGACAAAACAGTCTGGGTAATGAATAATTTTTTAGGCAATGCCATAAAGCATTCTTTTCAGGATGAAAAAATCCAGGTGGTTGTTGAGAAATCCGATCATTTTATACAGTTCAGCGTCACAGATTCCGGAAACGGAATTGATGAGAAATACCATCGTCATATTTTTGACCGTTATTTTCAGGTTCCGGGAGAACATCAAAACGGAACAGGTTTAGGTTTAGCTATTTCCAAGAATTTTATCGAAAAACAGCATGGTGAGATTGGTATAAAAAGTTCTTTGAATCAGGGAAGTACTTTTTATTTTTTGTTGCCTTTGGGTTGA